GACCCGGACAGTCCACGTGAGCATAGTGACGGTTCTCGGTTTGATACTCAATGTGGGCGGTGTTGATGGTGACCCCGCGAGCCCGCTCCTCAGGCGCGTTGTCGATCGAGTCGAACGAACGCTCCTGAGCCCAGCCCTTGGCGGCAAGAACCTTGGTGATCGCCGACGTAAGCGTCGTCTTGCCGTGATCGACGTGGCCGATCGTCCCGATGTTGACGTGCGGCTTGTCCCGAACAAACTTCTCTTTGGCCATTCCCAATCTCCTGGATCATTCCTGATGGATACCGGCTGCGGGCCGGATCCAAGTTGACTATGAAGAGCTCACGACCGGATTTGAACCGGTGACCTCGTCCTTACCAAGGACGCGCTCTACCGACTGAGCTACGCGAGCCTTCGGGGGTGAGTCCGATGTTACAAGATGCACGTCGCTCCGGCAATCGCTGGAACCTCGCCTGCTTGAGACTTAGGCCTGCGCCGGGGCGACGTCACGCCGGACCTTCGAGCGGGAAACGGGATTCGAACCCGCGACCCTCAGCTTGGAAGGCTGATGCTCTAGCCATCTGAGCTACTCCCGCACGGACGAGAGGCGCCATATTCCGAGAGCAAACGCCCCCGGCTCCACCGCTGGCGCTGCAGTGGGGAGAGGAGGATTCGAACCTCCGAAGGCATACACCGACAGATTTACAGTCTGTTCCCGTTGGCCGCTTGGGTATCTCCCCGCCTTCGGATATCCCGCGGCCCGGGTCGCGAGCCGGCGAAGGGATTTGAACCCCCGACCTGCTGATTACAAATCAGCTGCTCTACCGACTGAGCTACACCGGCCTCGTGGATATAGACTAACTAATATATATATTCACCTGGAACATGTCAAGCCATCACGAGCCAAAACATCACTCGATAACGACTCTCCCCCCTTTTCCTATCACCACCGACCGATTTCCGGCATCCTCAATGCGATAGCCTTGATCGAGCAGTTCCTTACGTAGTCGGTCAGATTCGGAGAACCGGCGCTGACGGCGATGATCAAGCCGCTCACGCACCATAGACTCTATCTCGCGCGGCAATGTTGCTACCCACGGCACCAGCACTCCCAATGCCCGGTCGAGGTCTTCCCACTGCGCCTGGATAGCCACACCTTCCGCCCGGCTGATCGGCGCTTCCTGCCCGATCCGGTGCACCTCACTCACCAGTTCGAAGAGCCCCGCTTGAGCACCAGAGATGTTCAG
This genomic window from Calditrichota bacterium contains:
- a CDS encoding elongation factor Tu is translated as MAKEKFVRDKPHVNIGTIGHVDHGKTTLTSAITKVLAAKGWAQERSFDSIDNAPEERARGVTINTAHIEYQTENRHYAHVDCPG